A single genomic interval of Sceloporus undulatus isolate JIND9_A2432 ecotype Alabama chromosome 2, SceUnd_v1.1, whole genome shotgun sequence harbors:
- the SMUG1 gene encoding single-strand selective monofunctional uracil DNA glycosylase — protein MSILASQKKIQPGGAAPMSTSEGPVSFLEGSSLAEEFLRIEREQMVRLGDLTFPDSVRYVYKPLDYAWEPHQNYVRQYCQSPKEVLFLGMNPGPFGMAQTGVPFGAVQLVRDWLQVRGEVSRPECEHPKRPIRGLECPQTEVSGARFWGFFRSLCISPATFFSRCFVHNHCPLLFVSESGRNLTPADLPAAQREQLLQVCDDALCEVVKLLGIVMVIGVGRFAEQRARKALSASGISVRVEGVMHPSPRNPQANKGWDAIMRAKLEELGVMPLITG, from the exons ATGTCCATTTTGGCTTCTCAGAAAAAGATCCAGCCAG GTGGAGCAGCTCCAATGAGCACCTCAGAGGGTCCTGTGAGCTTTCTGGAAGGGAGCAGCTTGGCTGAAGAGTTTCTCCGCATTGAGCGAGAGCAGATGGTCCGCCTGGGGGATCTCACCTTCCCAGACTCTGTACGATATGTTTACAAGCCTCTGGATTATGCCTGGGAGCCCCACCAGAATTATGTGCGTCAGTATTGCCAGTCTCCCAAGGAGGTGCTCTTTCTTGGCATGAACCCAGGGCCTTTTGGCATGGCTCAGACTGGG GTGCCATTTGGAGCAGTGCAGCTTGTCCGAGACTGGCTCCAGGTCCGTGGGGAAGTTTCTAGGCCAGAATGTGAGCACCCAAAGAGACCCATCCGGGGCCTGGAGTGCCCCCAGACAGAGGTGAGTGGTGCCCGCTTCTGGGGTTTCTTCCGTTCCCTGTGCATCAGTCCTGCCACCTTCTTCAGCCGCTGCTTTGTTCACAATCACTGCCCATTGCTCTTTGTCAGTGAGAGTGGGCGTAACCTGACTCCTGCAGATCTGCCAGCAGCCCAACGGGAACAACTCTTGCAGGTTTGTGATGATGCTCTTTGTGAAGTTGTGAAGCTTCTGGGCATCGTAATGGTCATCGGCGTGGGACGCTTTGCGGAGCAGCGAGCGCGCAAGGCTCTGTCAGCCTCAGGTATCTCTGTGCGGGTAGAGGGGGTGATGCACCCATCACCTCGCAACCCTCAAGCTAATAAGGGCTGGGATGCTATCATGAGAGCAAAACTGGAAGAACTTGGAGTGATGCCTCTCATCACAGGCTGA